One stretch of Cheilinus undulatus linkage group 5, ASM1832078v1, whole genome shotgun sequence DNA includes these proteins:
- the pebp1 gene encoding phosphatidylethanolamine-binding protein 1, whose translation MPVDLSQWTGALALQDVEEQPAKPLTIKYGSVEIDELGKVLTPTQVQNRPTCIEWAGCDPSKMYTLALTDPDAPSRESPKFREWHHFLVVNMKGNDVSSGSVMSDYVGSGPPKNTGLHRYVWLVYEQSGSLDCSEPCLTNRSGEGRGKFKIQTFRQKYNLGAPVAGTCYQAEWDDYVPKLYEQLAGK comes from the exons ATGCCCGTAGATTTGAGCCAGTGGACCGGGGCTCTGGCCCTCCAGGATGTTGAGGAACAACCTGCGAAACCTTTGACGATTAAATACGGCTCCGTAGAGATCGATGAGCTCGGCAAAGTGCTCACTCCAACACAG GTGCAGAACCGACCCACCTGCATCGAATGGGCAGGATGTGACCCGAGTAAGATGTACACTCTGGCCCTGACCGATCCTGACGCCCCCAGCAGGGAGAGCCCAAAGTTCAG GgagtggcaccatttcctggtGGTCAACATGAAGGGAAATGACGTCTCCTCTGGCAGTGTCATGTCAGACTACGTGGGCTCTGGTCCTCCAAAGAACACAG GTCTGCACAGGTACGTCTGGCTGGTGTATGAGCAGTCTGGCAGCCTGGACTGCTCAGAGCCCTGCCTCACCAATCGCTCTGGAGAAGGACGAGGAAAGTTTAAGATCCAGACCTTCAGGCAGAAGTACAACCTGGGAGCCCCAGTGGCAGGAACCTGCTATCAGGCCGAGTGGGACGACTATGTTCCCAAACTGTACGAGCAACTGGCTGGGAAATAA
- the vsig10 gene encoding V-set and immunoglobulin domain-containing protein 10 isoform X1, with the protein MRIVITVALLHFCLFATAAVSVSDSTETALTAAPGDVALLPCYTAGNVTPTSTTWRKNGQEVISGGVSSPSGQEQRLAVLHDGSLNIRGVTPGDEGSYLCSSTLPGNNTFRARVLLQVATGPENISTTIVPATTLSNKTLVVHSGSAISFNCSAISYPTQQLTWSFRGIAFSNESLVSASGSWLDFRIDNVQPSDQGVYTCTANNNFTNQVVNKSTELLVYYIPYRHPECMWTPAQDPSHVLFSCSWFGAYPIPALHWGEEQGKQGALWKEHVNVSKVGEILSVMLNRSELYEGQTLRCTAQHPALAAGEKKKCSLTLQPPYPEGEPLVTALDGTSVTLTCSESVSIPPANTTWRKGLKQEEIIPGSKYIVSEEGPILKLTIINITKDDEGVYFCRSENPLTVKELEVYLTVRTSSAYTGAIIGIFIAVLIVGSAAIVAKTIYSSRHKICLGGGFGQMEEDRGDVLSLVESDDEQFFQDTVPRLPPVTNGHQTTLVQIHRIPSSDHEDVETADMSPQQQEENVQTEEPEDLVTF; encoded by the exons ATGAGGATAGTTATAACTGTAGCGCTTCttcatttctgtttgtttgccACAG CAGCAGTTTCGGTCAGTGACTCCACCGAAACGGCCCTGACAGCAGCACCGGGGGACGTCGCTCTACTTCCGTGTTACACCGCCGGTAATGTAACGCCGACTTCAACGACATGGAggaaaaatggacaagaagtCATTTCAGGTGGCGTTTCTTCACCCTCCGGACAGGAGCAGCGCCTCGCAGTGCTGCATGATGGGAGTCTGAACATCCGGGGGGTGACTCCTGGAGATGAGGGCAGCTACCTGTGCAGCTCCACGCTGCCAGGCAACAACACTTTTCGGGCACGTGTGCTGCTTCAGGTTGCCA CCGGTCCAGAAAACATATCTACAACCATCGTTCCAGCAACCACCCTCTCCAACAAGACACTTGTTGTCCATAGTGGTTCGGCCATCTCTTTTAACTGCTCCGCCATCTCGTACCCGACCCAGCAGCTCACCTGGTCCTTCAGAGGAATTGCGTTTAGTAATGAATCTCTGGTCTCTGCCTCTGGATCCTGGCTGGACTTCAGGATAGACAATGTTCAGCCCAGCGATCAGGGGGTTTACACCTGCACGGCCAACAACAACTTCACCAATCAGGTGGTCAATAAGAGCACGGAGCTGCTGGTTTATT ACATCCCCTACAGGCATCCAGAGTGTATGTGGACTCCAGCACAGGACCCCTCTCATGTCCTGTTCAGCTGCTCCTGGTTTGGAGCGTATCCCATCCCCGCGCTGCACTGGGGTGAAGAACAGGGCAAACAAGGAGCTCTTTGGAAAGAACATGTAAATGTATCGAAGGTGGGGGAGATCCTGTCAGTGATGCTGAACCGCTCTGAGCTGTATGAGGGTCAGACGCTGAGATGCACCGCCCAGCACCCAGCACTTGCTGCGGGGGAGAAGAAGAAGTGTTCGTTAACTCTCC AGCCTCCGTATCCTGAAGGCGAGCCTCTGGTCACGGCCCTGGATGGTACAAGCGTAACCTTAACCTGCTCTGAGTCTGTATCCATCCCGCCTGCTAACACTACATGGAGAAAAGGTCTGAAGCAGGAGGAAATCATCCCTGGATCCAAGTACATTGTGTCAGAGGAAGGCCCCATCCTCAAGCTGACCATAATCAACATCACCAAGGATGATGAAGGTGTTTACTTCTGCCGCAGCGAGAACCCCCTCACTGTTAAAGAGCTGGAGGTTTACCTTACAGTGAGGA CGTCCTCTGCATACACAGGAGCAATCATCGGGATCTTTATAGCTGTGCTGATTGTGGGATCAGCAGCAATCGTTGCTAAAACCATCTACTCCAGCCGGCACAAAATATGCCTCG GAGGCGGCTTCGG ACAAatggaggaggacagaggagacGTGCTGAGTCTGGTGGAGTCAGACGACGAGCAGTTTTTTCAGGACACCGTTCCCCGACTGCCTCCAGTAACCAACGGCCACCAAACAACACTTGTGCAGATACATCGGATCCCCTCAA GTGATCATGAGGATGTGGAAACAGCAGACATGAGCCCGCAGCAGCAGGAAGAAAATGTACAGACAGAAGAGCCAGAGGATCTTGTAACATTTTAG
- the vsig10 gene encoding V-set and immunoglobulin domain-containing protein 10 isoform X3 has product MRIVITVALLHFCLFATAAVSVSDSTETALTAAPGDVALLPCYTAGNVTPTSTTWRKNGQEVISGGVSSPSGQEQRLAVLHDGSLNIRGVTPGDEGSYLCSSTLPGNNTFRARVLLQVATGPENISTTIVPATTLSNKTLVVHSGSAISFNCSAISYPTQQLTWSFRGIAFSNESLVSASGSWLDFRIDNVQPSDQGVYTCTANNNFTNQVVNKSTELLVYYIPYRHPECMWTPAQDPSHVLFSCSWFGAYPIPALHWGEEQGKQGALWKEHVNVSKVGEILSVMLNRSELYEGQTLRCTAQHPALAAGEKKKCSLTLQPPYPEGEPLVTALDGTSVTLTCSESVSIPPANTTWRKGLKQEEIIPGSKYIVSEEGPILKLTIINITKDDEASSAYTGAIIGIFIAVLIVGSAAIVAKTIYSSRHKICLGGGFGQMEEDRGDVLSLVESDDEQFFQDTVPRLPPVTNGHQTTLVQIHRIPSSDHEDVETADMSPQQQEENVQTEEPEDLVTF; this is encoded by the exons ATGAGGATAGTTATAACTGTAGCGCTTCttcatttctgtttgtttgccACAG CAGCAGTTTCGGTCAGTGACTCCACCGAAACGGCCCTGACAGCAGCACCGGGGGACGTCGCTCTACTTCCGTGTTACACCGCCGGTAATGTAACGCCGACTTCAACGACATGGAggaaaaatggacaagaagtCATTTCAGGTGGCGTTTCTTCACCCTCCGGACAGGAGCAGCGCCTCGCAGTGCTGCATGATGGGAGTCTGAACATCCGGGGGGTGACTCCTGGAGATGAGGGCAGCTACCTGTGCAGCTCCACGCTGCCAGGCAACAACACTTTTCGGGCACGTGTGCTGCTTCAGGTTGCCA CCGGTCCAGAAAACATATCTACAACCATCGTTCCAGCAACCACCCTCTCCAACAAGACACTTGTTGTCCATAGTGGTTCGGCCATCTCTTTTAACTGCTCCGCCATCTCGTACCCGACCCAGCAGCTCACCTGGTCCTTCAGAGGAATTGCGTTTAGTAATGAATCTCTGGTCTCTGCCTCTGGATCCTGGCTGGACTTCAGGATAGACAATGTTCAGCCCAGCGATCAGGGGGTTTACACCTGCACGGCCAACAACAACTTCACCAATCAGGTGGTCAATAAGAGCACGGAGCTGCTGGTTTATT ACATCCCCTACAGGCATCCAGAGTGTATGTGGACTCCAGCACAGGACCCCTCTCATGTCCTGTTCAGCTGCTCCTGGTTTGGAGCGTATCCCATCCCCGCGCTGCACTGGGGTGAAGAACAGGGCAAACAAGGAGCTCTTTGGAAAGAACATGTAAATGTATCGAAGGTGGGGGAGATCCTGTCAGTGATGCTGAACCGCTCTGAGCTGTATGAGGGTCAGACGCTGAGATGCACCGCCCAGCACCCAGCACTTGCTGCGGGGGAGAAGAAGAAGTGTTCGTTAACTCTCC AGCCTCCGTATCCTGAAGGCGAGCCTCTGGTCACGGCCCTGGATGGTACAAGCGTAACCTTAACCTGCTCTGAGTCTGTATCCATCCCGCCTGCTAACACTACATGGAGAAAAGGTCTGAAGCAGGAGGAAATCATCCCTGGATCCAAGTACATTGTGTCAGAGGAAGGCCCCATCCTCAAGCTGACCATAATCAACATCACCAAGGATGATGAAG CGTCCTCTGCATACACAGGAGCAATCATCGGGATCTTTATAGCTGTGCTGATTGTGGGATCAGCAGCAATCGTTGCTAAAACCATCTACTCCAGCCGGCACAAAATATGCCTCG GAGGCGGCTTCGG ACAAatggaggaggacagaggagacGTGCTGAGTCTGGTGGAGTCAGACGACGAGCAGTTTTTTCAGGACACCGTTCCCCGACTGCCTCCAGTAACCAACGGCCACCAAACAACACTTGTGCAGATACATCGGATCCCCTCAA GTGATCATGAGGATGTGGAAACAGCAGACATGAGCCCGCAGCAGCAGGAAGAAAATGTACAGACAGAAGAGCCAGAGGATCTTGTAACATTTTAG
- the vsig10 gene encoding V-set and immunoglobulin domain-containing protein 10 isoform X2 — protein sequence MRIVITVALLHFCLFATAVSVSDSTETALTAAPGDVALLPCYTAGNVTPTSTTWRKNGQEVISGGVSSPSGQEQRLAVLHDGSLNIRGVTPGDEGSYLCSSTLPGNNTFRARVLLQVATGPENISTTIVPATTLSNKTLVVHSGSAISFNCSAISYPTQQLTWSFRGIAFSNESLVSASGSWLDFRIDNVQPSDQGVYTCTANNNFTNQVVNKSTELLVYYIPYRHPECMWTPAQDPSHVLFSCSWFGAYPIPALHWGEEQGKQGALWKEHVNVSKVGEILSVMLNRSELYEGQTLRCTAQHPALAAGEKKKCSLTLQPPYPEGEPLVTALDGTSVTLTCSESVSIPPANTTWRKGLKQEEIIPGSKYIVSEEGPILKLTIINITKDDEGVYFCRSENPLTVKELEVYLTVRTSSAYTGAIIGIFIAVLIVGSAAIVAKTIYSSRHKICLGGGFGQMEEDRGDVLSLVESDDEQFFQDTVPRLPPVTNGHQTTLVQIHRIPSSDHEDVETADMSPQQQEENVQTEEPEDLVTF from the exons ATGAGGATAGTTATAACTGTAGCGCTTCttcatttctgtttgtttgccACAG CAGTTTCGGTCAGTGACTCCACCGAAACGGCCCTGACAGCAGCACCGGGGGACGTCGCTCTACTTCCGTGTTACACCGCCGGTAATGTAACGCCGACTTCAACGACATGGAggaaaaatggacaagaagtCATTTCAGGTGGCGTTTCTTCACCCTCCGGACAGGAGCAGCGCCTCGCAGTGCTGCATGATGGGAGTCTGAACATCCGGGGGGTGACTCCTGGAGATGAGGGCAGCTACCTGTGCAGCTCCACGCTGCCAGGCAACAACACTTTTCGGGCACGTGTGCTGCTTCAGGTTGCCA CCGGTCCAGAAAACATATCTACAACCATCGTTCCAGCAACCACCCTCTCCAACAAGACACTTGTTGTCCATAGTGGTTCGGCCATCTCTTTTAACTGCTCCGCCATCTCGTACCCGACCCAGCAGCTCACCTGGTCCTTCAGAGGAATTGCGTTTAGTAATGAATCTCTGGTCTCTGCCTCTGGATCCTGGCTGGACTTCAGGATAGACAATGTTCAGCCCAGCGATCAGGGGGTTTACACCTGCACGGCCAACAACAACTTCACCAATCAGGTGGTCAATAAGAGCACGGAGCTGCTGGTTTATT ACATCCCCTACAGGCATCCAGAGTGTATGTGGACTCCAGCACAGGACCCCTCTCATGTCCTGTTCAGCTGCTCCTGGTTTGGAGCGTATCCCATCCCCGCGCTGCACTGGGGTGAAGAACAGGGCAAACAAGGAGCTCTTTGGAAAGAACATGTAAATGTATCGAAGGTGGGGGAGATCCTGTCAGTGATGCTGAACCGCTCTGAGCTGTATGAGGGTCAGACGCTGAGATGCACCGCCCAGCACCCAGCACTTGCTGCGGGGGAGAAGAAGAAGTGTTCGTTAACTCTCC AGCCTCCGTATCCTGAAGGCGAGCCTCTGGTCACGGCCCTGGATGGTACAAGCGTAACCTTAACCTGCTCTGAGTCTGTATCCATCCCGCCTGCTAACACTACATGGAGAAAAGGTCTGAAGCAGGAGGAAATCATCCCTGGATCCAAGTACATTGTGTCAGAGGAAGGCCCCATCCTCAAGCTGACCATAATCAACATCACCAAGGATGATGAAGGTGTTTACTTCTGCCGCAGCGAGAACCCCCTCACTGTTAAAGAGCTGGAGGTTTACCTTACAGTGAGGA CGTCCTCTGCATACACAGGAGCAATCATCGGGATCTTTATAGCTGTGCTGATTGTGGGATCAGCAGCAATCGTTGCTAAAACCATCTACTCCAGCCGGCACAAAATATGCCTCG GAGGCGGCTTCGG ACAAatggaggaggacagaggagacGTGCTGAGTCTGGTGGAGTCAGACGACGAGCAGTTTTTTCAGGACACCGTTCCCCGACTGCCTCCAGTAACCAACGGCCACCAAACAACACTTGTGCAGATACATCGGATCCCCTCAA GTGATCATGAGGATGTGGAAACAGCAGACATGAGCCCGCAGCAGCAGGAAGAAAATGTACAGACAGAAGAGCCAGAGGATCTTGTAACATTTTAG
- the wsb2 gene encoding WD repeat and SOCS box-containing protein 2 — MCSTENSAELQRTSSDSALILELKTRRPPSLEGRAGCETWSVDFSPDGAWFAWSMGHGMVWVVAWPLDSEDSQNSDIDRGDKSFSCGHPVWGLAFGPRPPRSAAASRPAGSPPKGNNSLLLATGLENGVIKIWNVLSGEAVFDLHGHEGVVRDLVFPQNGTLTLISSSRDKTLRIWDLSHKGKKVQVLSGHKDWISCCSVSSDCSMIASVGRFDRMVCLWSLRSYTFMRNLSGGIQKSLYLLSSCDFSPDGALLATAAFRGSSWWINLWDPYTAEKLATLVDYFEDYGQNQISALQFSPNGLHLAIVTDDRALRIWEPGKRGMVMQTKADRDSNGLCCKYHPQGGVVATGTRDGHVRFWSTPRTVPTLRHLCRSILRDSVSTHQMEPLPLPKRILEYLTYRNIPDHLKACYSSDEEEWEG, encoded by the exons ATGTGCTCCACGGAAAACAGTGCGGAGCTACAACGGACAT CCTCAGACTCAGCTCTCATCCTGGAGCTGAAGACCAGGAGACCACCGTCCCTGGAGGGCCGAGCGGGATGTGAGACGTGGAGCGTGGACTTCTCCCCGGATGGAGCTTGGTTCGCCTGGTCGATGGGACACGGGATGGTGTGGGTGGTCGCCTGGCCTCTGGACTCCGA AGACAGTCAGAATAGTGACATAGACCGAGGCGATAAGAGCTTCAGTTGTGGTCACCCTGTGTGGGGTCTTGCCTTCGGACCCAGACCTCCAAGATCAGCTGCAGCGTCTCGCCCAGCCGGATCACCACCAAAAGGAAACAACAGCCTGCTGCTGGCCACCGGCCTGGAGAACGGGGTGATCAAAatctggaatgttttatcag GTGAGGCTGTATTTGATCTCCACGGTCATGAAGGTGTTGTCAGGGACCTGGTCTTCCCTCAGAATGGGACCCTCACACTCATATCCTCGTCCCGGGACAAGACTTTGAGGATTTGGGACCTATCTCACAAAG GTAAAAAGGTGCAGGTGCTCTCTGGCCATAAAGACTGGATCAGCTGCTGCAGCGTGTCATCAGACTGCAGCATGATCGCTTCGGTTGGCAGATTTGACAGA atggtgtgtctgtggagTCTTCGTTCATACACGTTCATGAGGAACCTGTCAGGAGGGATCCAGAAGTCCTTGTACCTGCTGTCTTCCTGTGACTTCTCTCCTGACGGGGCGCTGCTTGCCACCGCAGCCTTTAGAGGCTCCAGCTGGTGGATCAACCTGTGGGACCCATACACTGCAGAGAAACTGGCCACTCTGGT TGACTACTTTGAAGACTATGGGCAAAATCAAATCTCTGCCTTACAGTTCTCCCCCAATGGTTTGCATTTAGCCATCGTGACCGATGACAG AGCTCTTCGGATTTGGGAGCCTGGAAAAAGAGGGATGGTGATGCAGACAAAAGCGGACAGAGACTCTAATGGACTCTGCTGCAAGTACCATCCACAAGGAGGAGTGGTTGCGACAGG AACCAGAGACGGCCACGTGAGATTCTGGAGCACTCCGAGGACAGTGCCCACCTTGCGCCACCTGTGCAGATCCATCCTGCGTGACTCAGTGTCCACACACCAGATGGAGCCACTGCCTCTCCCCAAGAGGATCCTCGAGTACCTTACCTATAGGAACATCCCGGACCACCTCAAAGCATGTTACTCCTCTGATGAAGAGGAATGGGAGGGTTAA